Part of the Acropora palmata chromosome 10, jaAcrPala1.3, whole genome shotgun sequence genome, GCGTGGTTATTCAGTTCCTCGATGGAGCAGAACGTGGGACAGCCGATGTTGGCGATGTTGGTTTCTCTTCTTGGGTCCTCGAAATGAGACTGGAAATAACCAATCACATGTTCCGCATGGTCTTGATCCATTAGCGTGAAGGTCACCCACGGTCTGAATGGCCAGCGCAGCATCGCGTCAAAATTACCAGGCAAGACAACTAAGAACAAGGAGATATGTGTGCCTCGCCCCGTGCCGTCTCCATTCAAGTATATGCGTACACACATTTTGTATCCGTCGTGACTTGAGTAGAAGCACGGACTGCAAAAGGAAACCTTTCGCCCATCGACTGCCTCCCTTCGTTTTCGAGCAAATTCGGGAATTCTCCACGTAAAGCGACCGTCATATCTCACAGCGTCTTGTTCTAAATCTTCTAAATCGGCGAACGTAACATTTCTCAGTGCCACTGCGTTATCAATCCTGGGCTCTGACCTACATGGTGTGTCCTGCCCATTGTCAAGCTGTCTTGCAAGATTCTCTGCCTCTCGACATGATTCCATCGCGATGCGATTATTTTCCACAATCAATGCCTCTTGATCTGTCACTCTTCTTTCGATATCAACAGGAACTGAGCTTCCTTCATCATCAGGAAGGCGTTGAGAAGATGCCCCACTTGCACCACCCGATGTCTTTAATAACACCAGTTCTCTCTCAACAGCAGTAATCCTCTCGCTGAGTTGTCGCAACCTTTCCTCTTGTAGGTGTCTTTCTGTCTCTGTGTGGATTTGCATCTGGTTGAAGAGTTCTTGCTGTCTTGAGATAAGAAGTGTGGGATCAGATCTCAGCACGGATTCCATTTCTTTGTTCACACGAACTGCAAACTCAAGCAGCAGAACATTGTGATGGACGTTTTCCTTCAAtaaatgttctttcttttcctctgGGCTAA contains:
- the LOC141895636 gene encoding TNF receptor-associated factor 2-like isoform X1; translated protein: MQWPFLVDKVANREHKGIRCTVKGQDKFHFGFHAMPGYRLCSSDQERIEQKYLCNVCGLLLKNAMQTGCGHFYCEECLGSLHVNDQWEMTSVQDQTELLEYEVFPDMLIRREINTFVVHCTFVDDGCIWRGEVKNLEQHQEVYCKAYPVSCDKCSKEGIPRGKLTDHQSPILGDCKGIQGPCPFSQIGCSKYEVLSPEEKKEHLLKENVHHNVLLLEFAVRVNKEMESVLRSDPTLLISRQQELFNQMQIHTETERHLQEERLRQLSERITAVERELVLLKTSGGASGASSQRLPDDEGSSVPVDIERRVTDQEALIVENNRIAMESCREAENLARQLDNGQDTPCRSEPRIDNAVALRNVTFADLEDLEQDAVRYDGRFTWRIPEFARKRREAVDGRKVSFCSPCFYSSHDGYKMCVRIYLNGDGTGRGTHISLFLVVLPGNFDAMLRWPFRPWVTFTLMDQDHAEHVIGYFQSHFEDPRRETNIANIGCPTFCSIEELNNHAYVRDDTMFIKIVVDTSKP
- the LOC141895636 gene encoding TNF receptor-associated factor 2-like isoform X2 codes for the protein MPGYRLCSSDQERIEQKYLCNVCGLLLKNAMQTGCGHFYCEECLGSLHVNDQWEMTSVQDQTELLEYEVFPDMLIRREINTFVVHCTFVDDGCIWRGEVKNLEQHQEVYCKAYPVSCDKCSKEGIPRGKLTDHQSPILGDCKGIQGPCPFSQIGCSKYEVLSPEEKKEHLLKENVHHNVLLLEFAVRVNKEMESVLRSDPTLLISRQQELFNQMQIHTETERHLQEERLRQLSERITAVERELVLLKTSGGASGASSQRLPDDEGSSVPVDIERRVTDQEALIVENNRIAMESCREAENLARQLDNGQDTPCRSEPRIDNAVALRNVTFADLEDLEQDAVRYDGRFTWRIPEFARKRREAVDGRKVSFCSPCFYSSHDGYKMCVRIYLNGDGTGRGTHISLFLVVLPGNFDAMLRWPFRPWVTFTLMDQDHAEHVIGYFQSHFEDPRRETNIANIGCPTFCSIEELNNHAYVRDDTMFIKIVVDTSKP